One genomic window of Mycteria americana isolate JAX WOST 10 ecotype Jacksonville Zoo and Gardens chromosome 6, USCA_MyAme_1.0, whole genome shotgun sequence includes the following:
- the KAZALD1 gene encoding kazal-type serine protease inhibitor domain-containing protein 1: MSEAKTLSSSCLVLSLLSLHWASLQLGQAFPSTSDYLQRGWQRLLEEGEGCAECRPEECPVPRGCLAGTVRDACDCCWECANLEGQICDLDNTNHFYGKCGEHLECQLDAGDLRHGEVPEPQCTCLSRLALCGSDGKTYAQICRFLEVARAHPDTNLTVAHEGPCESEPQITSPPYDTWNITGQDVIFGCEVFAYPMASIEWRKDGTEMLLPGDDPHISVQFRGGPQKYEVTGWLQIQGVRVTDEGTYRCFARNRVGEVVALASLTVFTPDQLNLTGFSLPKPRTTPEDYRESEEDYY; the protein is encoded by the exons ATGTCTGAAGCCAAGACCCTGAGCTCCTCTTGCCTTGTGCTTTCCTTGCTCTCCTTGCACTGGGCTTCGCTCCAGCTGGGCCAGGCTTTTCCCAGCACCTCTGACTACCTccagcggggctggcagcggctgctggaggaaggggagggctGTGCCGAGTGCCGGCCGGAGGAGTGCCCGGTGCCACGCGGGTGCCTGGCTGGCACAGTGCGGGATGCCTGCGACTGCTGCTGGGAGTGTGCCAACCTGGAGGGACAGATCTGTGACCTGGACAACACCAACCACTTCTACGGCAAGTGCGGGGAGCACCTGGAGTGCCAGCTGGATGCTGGGGACCTGCGGCACGGAGAGGTGCCTGAGCCCCAGTGCACCTGCCTCTCCCGCCTGGCCCTCTGCGGCTCCGACGGCAAAACCTACGCCCAGATCTGCAGGTTCCTGGAGGTCGCCCGTGCCCACCCTGACACCAACCTCACCGTGGCCCATGAGGGTCCCTGCGAGTCAG agccccAAATCACCTCTCCTCCCTACGACACATGGAACATCACTGGGCAGGATGTCATCTTTGGCTGTGAGGTCTTCGCCTACCCCATGGCATCCATCGAGTGGAGGAAGGACGGCACGGAGATGCTGTTGCCCGGAGATGACCCCCACATCTCTGTCCAG TTCAGAGGCGGCCCCCAGAAATACGAAGTGACAGGCTGGCTCCAGATCCAGGGCGTGCGGGTGACGGACGAAGGCACCTACCGCTGCTTCGCCAGGAACCGGGTCGGGGAGGTGGTGGCATTAGCCAGCCTGACTGTCTTCACGCCGG ACCAGCTCAACCTGACAGGCTTTTCCCTGCCGAAGCCCCGCACGACGCCTGAGGACTACAGGGAGAGTGAGGAGGACTATTACTAG